A genomic window from Xenorhabdus cabanillasii includes:
- a CDS encoding GNAT family N-acetyltransferase has protein sequence MFTIRQTQTSDVSQLPAIEYSAAQLFRFIPDLAWIADGHVQTEQQHLEYIAQDNSWVALADKELPIGFMLAKPLGDGLHIFELSVHGDWQRKGIGKALIEKVIQVAKQRKLQSVTLTTFRHVSWNAPFYQRMGFSILDLQQMSEALKQILQDEIKYGFSAVQRCAMKRSVIA, from the coding sequence ATGTTTACTATCCGTCAAACACAAACATCCGATGTAAGTCAATTACCTGCAATTGAATATTCTGCTGCGCAGTTGTTTCGTTTTATACCTGATTTGGCCTGGATTGCTGATGGTCACGTACAAACGGAACAACAACATTTGGAATATATTGCTCAGGATAATAGCTGGGTAGCTTTGGCAGATAAAGAACTTCCGATAGGCTTTATGCTGGCTAAACCTTTGGGTGATGGACTGCATATCTTTGAACTGTCTGTGCATGGAGATTGGCAGAGAAAGGGAATAGGTAAGGCATTAATAGAAAAAGTTATTCAGGTTGCCAAACAGCGTAAATTACAGTCTGTGACTTTAACGACTTTCCGTCATGTCAGTTGGAATGCTCCCTTTTATCAAAGAATGGGATTTTCCATTTTAGACCTTCAGCAGATGAGTGAAGCATTGAAACAGATTTTACAAGATGAAATTAAATATGGGTTTTCAGCAGTTCAGCGTTGTGCAATGAAACGCTCAGTGATTGCATGA
- the mnmC gene encoding bifunctional tRNA (5-methylaminomethyl-2-thiouridine)(34)-methyltransferase MnmD/FAD-dependent 5-carboxymethylaminomethyl-2-thiouridine(34) oxidoreductase MnmC: protein MQNSAINSATLSWNEQGTPISKQFDDVYFSNQDGLEETIYVFLNGNHFPQRFSTHCRSDCVIAETGFGTGLNFLALWQSFSEFKQQHPDATLKRLHYISFEKYPLKIADLKSAHQRWPELQKFSEELCQQWPLPLAGCHRLILNNGAITLDLWFGDVNELLPKVNSGLTGKVDAWFLDGFAPAKNPQMWSEQLFTAMAKFSRPEGTFATFTSAGLVRRGLQAAGFTVKKVKGFGRKREMLTGVLPSSVHNAKTDMPWFARPGTNHTDDIAIIGGGIASAFTALALLRRGAKVTLYCQDTQPAQGASGNQQGAIYPLLTGRHDPLERFFTSAFTFARRQYDELTDENVLFEHQWCGVSQIAYDEKSNKKIDNMLQTAWPEDIAVGMDRQQLSQISGLDVNYHGIHYPQGGWLYPAQLTQEIIKLAQQRGMRTYFNHEITRLVQHENGWQLHIEHQGQTQLKNHKVVIIANGYCLAQFEQTKKFPVTAVRGQVSHIPTTDLLSQLKSVLCYDGYMTPVNPKNQHHCIGASYQRNQLDTQYSSAEQQENRDRLLKCFPDVDWVKQVDISEDKSRQGIRCVIRDHMPMVGNVPVFSEIMAKYTDLPQQIQSGEKIDESPCYPDLFVIGALGSRGLCSAPLSAELLAGQMLNEALPLDDETLAALHPNRFWVRKLLRGKKVKTEKP from the coding sequence GTGCAAAACAGTGCTATCAATAGCGCAACCCTAAGCTGGAATGAACAGGGCACACCTATTTCTAAGCAATTTGATGATGTTTATTTCTCAAATCAAGATGGGTTAGAAGAAACCATATATGTATTTTTAAACGGCAATCATTTTCCTCAACGTTTTAGCACACATTGCCGCTCTGATTGTGTTATTGCCGAAACCGGATTCGGTACTGGGTTAAATTTCCTTGCACTCTGGCAATCTTTTTCAGAGTTCAAACAGCAACACCCAGATGCTACGCTAAAAAGGCTGCACTACATTAGTTTTGAAAAATATCCATTAAAAATCGCTGATCTAAAAAGTGCACATCAGCGCTGGCCAGAGCTTCAGAAGTTTTCTGAAGAATTATGTCAGCAATGGCCTTTACCACTCGCAGGTTGCCATCGGTTAATTCTGAATAATGGTGCTATTACTCTGGATCTCTGGTTTGGAGACGTAAATGAACTATTGCCCAAAGTAAATTCCGGCCTGACAGGTAAAGTTGATGCGTGGTTTTTAGATGGTTTTGCTCCCGCCAAAAACCCACAAATGTGGAGTGAACAACTGTTCACTGCAATGGCAAAATTTTCTCGTCCGGAAGGAACATTTGCGACATTCACATCAGCAGGTTTAGTACGCCGTGGATTACAAGCAGCAGGCTTTACTGTCAAAAAAGTCAAGGGATTCGGGCGTAAGAGAGAGATGCTGACAGGCGTTTTACCTTCCTCTGTTCACAACGCCAAAACTGATATGCCCTGGTTTGCCCGCCCTGGCACAAATCATACTGATGATATCGCAATTATTGGCGGAGGTATTGCCAGTGCATTCACTGCTCTTGCTTTACTGCGACGTGGCGCAAAAGTCACACTATATTGCCAGGATACACAACCCGCACAAGGTGCATCAGGTAACCAACAAGGTGCTATTTATCCTTTACTAACTGGTCGTCATGATCCATTAGAGCGTTTCTTTACCTCAGCATTCACCTTTGCCCGTCGTCAATATGATGAACTGACTGATGAAAATGTGTTATTTGAGCATCAATGGTGTGGTGTTAGTCAAATAGCCTATGATGAAAAAAGTAACAAGAAAATCGACAATATGCTGCAAACAGCATGGCCGGAAGATATTGCTGTTGGAATGGATCGTCAACAATTGAGCCAAATCAGCGGGCTAGATGTCAACTATCATGGTATCCATTATCCACAGGGAGGATGGTTATACCCAGCTCAATTGACTCAAGAAATTATCAAACTTGCACAACAGCGTGGTATGAGGACATATTTCAACCATGAAATAACGCGTTTGGTTCAACATGAAAACGGTTGGCAACTACACATTGAACATCAGGGACAAACACAACTTAAAAACCACAAAGTGGTTATCATTGCCAACGGGTATTGCCTGGCTCAATTTGAACAGACCAAAAAATTTCCTGTTACCGCAGTCCGTGGTCAAGTCAGCCATATCCCAACAACTGACCTGCTTAGCCAGCTAAAAAGTGTGCTGTGTTACGATGGTTATATGACCCCTGTTAATCCCAAAAATCAGCATCACTGTATTGGTGCGAGTTATCAACGCAATCAATTAGATACTCAGTACTCTTCTGCCGAACAGCAGGAGAATCGCGACCGTCTCCTGAAGTGTTTCCCTGATGTTGATTGGGTAAAACAAGTTGACATTTCAGAGGATAAATCCCGTCAGGGGATCCGATGTGTGATTCGGGATCATATGCCAATGGTCGGCAATGTCCCTGTTTTCAGTGAAATTATGGCAAAATATACCGATTTACCTCAACAGATACAGTCCGGTGAGAAAATAGACGAATCACCTTGTTACCCTGATTTATTTGTTATTGGTGCATTAGGTTCACGTGGTTTGTGTTCTGCTCCTTTAAGTGCTGAATTACTTGCAGGACAAATGCTTAATGAAGCCTTACCACTTGATGATGAAACATTAGCGGCTTTGCACCCGAACCGTTTCTGGGTCAGAAAACTGTTACGTGGTAAAAAAGTGAAAACAGAAAAGCCTTAA
- the fabB gene encoding beta-ketoacyl-ACP synthase I, whose translation MKRAVITGLGIVSSIGNNQKEVLKSLKEGRSGITFSEEFKEMGLRSHVWGNVKLDTTGLIDRKTQRFMSDASVYAYLAMDEAIKDSGLSGEQVSNLRTGLVVGSGGGSPHNQVVCADGMRARGLRGVGPYMVTRTMASGVSACLATPFKIKGVNYSISSACSTSAHCIGHAVELIQLGKQDVIFAGGGEELSWEIACEFDAMGALSTKYNEIPDRASRTYDQNRDGFVIAGGGGIVVVEELEHALARGAHIYAEVIGYGANSDGSDMVAPSGEGAVRCMKMALDGIEGEVDYINTHGTSTPAGDLKELEAIREVFGDKTPAISATKAMTGHSLGAAGAQEAIYSLLMLEHGIIAPSINIEELDEKARGMDIITEPTERELKTVMSNSFGFGGTNASLVMRKYLN comes from the coding sequence ATGAAGCGAGCAGTAATCACTGGTTTGGGCATTGTATCTAGTATTGGTAATAACCAGAAAGAGGTGCTGAAATCTCTGAAAGAAGGCCGTTCCGGGATAACTTTTTCCGAAGAATTCAAAGAAATGGGGCTTCGCAGTCACGTATGGGGGAATGTCAAACTGGATACAACAGGTTTGATTGACCGTAAAACACAGCGTTTTATGAGCGATGCTTCTGTTTATGCGTATCTGGCGATGGATGAGGCAATTAAAGATTCTGGCCTTTCCGGTGAGCAGGTTTCTAATTTACGTACAGGGCTGGTTGTCGGCTCTGGTGGGGGTTCTCCACACAATCAGGTTGTCTGTGCGGATGGTATGCGTGCCCGTGGCTTACGGGGAGTCGGGCCTTATATGGTGACACGGACAATGGCTTCCGGTGTTTCCGCTTGTCTGGCAACGCCGTTCAAAATTAAAGGCGTAAATTACTCTATCAGTTCCGCTTGTTCGACTTCTGCACACTGTATTGGTCATGCTGTTGAATTAATCCAGCTTGGTAAACAGGACGTTATTTTTGCCGGTGGTGGTGAAGAGCTGAGCTGGGAAATTGCCTGTGAATTTGATGCAATGGGCGCACTCTCTACCAAATATAATGAAATACCAGATCGTGCTTCCCGTACTTATGATCAAAACCGTGACGGCTTTGTTATTGCTGGCGGTGGCGGTATTGTCGTTGTTGAAGAATTAGAACACGCATTGGCTCGTGGTGCACATATATATGCTGAGGTTATTGGCTACGGAGCGAATTCAGATGGTTCGGACATGGTTGCACCTTCAGGTGAAGGAGCTGTGCGTTGTATGAAGATGGCTCTGGATGGTATTGAAGGTGAGGTGGATTATATTAACACTCATGGCACATCAACACCTGCTGGCGATTTGAAAGAGCTGGAAGCGATTAGAGAAGTATTTGGTGACAAGACACCAGCTATTTCAGCAACGAAGGCGATGACCGGGCATTCTTTGGGGGCAGCTGGTGCTCAGGAAGCAATTTACAGTTTATTGATGCTGGAGCATGGAATTATTGCACCAAGTATTAATATTGAAGAGCTGGATGAAAAAGCCCGTGGTATGGATATTATTACTGAACCTACCGAACGCGAGCTAAAGACGGTTATGTCTAATAGCTTCGGGTTCGGCGGTACAAATGCATCTCTGGTAATGCGCAAGTATCTGAACTGA
- a CDS encoding tripartite tricarboxylate transporter permease produces the protein MDTWIYLIQGFEVALIPKNLIIALIGCFIGTVVGLLPGLGPINGVAILLPLAFALKLPAESALILLATVYIGCEYGGRISSILLNVPGDAAAIMTALDGYPMAKQGQAGVALSISAISSFCGSLLAIIGIILFAPLLAKWSLAFGPAEYFALMVFAIACLGSMMSQNPVKSLLAALIGLGLATVGVDANTGVYRFTFDSVHLSDGIQFIVVVIGLFSVSEILLMLENTSTGQKVISKTGRLLFNKKEAQTCTGPILRSSVIGFFVGILPGAGATIASAITYMTEKRLSGNSDSFGKGDIRGVAAPEAANNASACGSFIPMLTLGVPGSGTTAVMIGALTLYNITPGPAMFTEQPDIVWGLIAALFIANILLLIMNIPMIGLFTRMLSIPLWFLVPAIATVSAVGVYAVHSTTFDLMLMVGLGVFGYILRKMNFPMSPLILGFVLGEMLEQNLRRALSISNGNFSILWSSTIAQSLLVLAALVIIIPPILRIVHKKRKKNENIYSQST, from the coding sequence ATGGATACTTGGATATACCTGATACAAGGTTTTGAAGTCGCATTAATTCCTAAGAATTTGATTATCGCATTAATAGGCTGCTTTATTGGTACAGTTGTTGGTTTGCTCCCCGGTCTGGGCCCAATAAATGGTGTTGCCATTTTATTGCCGTTAGCTTTTGCCTTGAAATTACCCGCAGAATCCGCCTTAATTTTATTGGCAACGGTCTATATTGGTTGTGAATATGGAGGTCGGATATCTTCAATTCTGCTGAATGTGCCGGGAGATGCTGCCGCGATTATGACCGCTCTTGATGGATACCCAATGGCAAAACAAGGGCAAGCTGGTGTTGCATTGTCTATCTCAGCAATCAGCTCATTTTGTGGTTCACTCTTAGCTATTATTGGTATCATTTTGTTTGCTCCTCTTCTGGCCAAATGGTCTCTGGCGTTCGGGCCTGCTGAATATTTTGCCCTGATGGTGTTTGCGATTGCCTGTCTCGGCAGCATGATGAGCCAGAATCCTGTCAAATCTCTATTGGCTGCTTTGATCGGGTTAGGGTTAGCGACAGTAGGAGTCGATGCTAATACTGGGGTTTATCGCTTCACGTTTGATAGTGTCCATCTTTCTGATGGAATTCAGTTTATTGTCGTTGTGATCGGCCTGTTCTCTGTCAGTGAAATTCTGCTGATGCTTGAGAATACTTCCACTGGACAAAAAGTAATAAGTAAAACCGGACGATTACTGTTTAACAAAAAAGAAGCCCAAACCTGTACCGGGCCAATATTACGCTCCTCAGTCATTGGCTTCTTTGTTGGTATCCTACCCGGTGCCGGCGCAACGATTGCCAGCGCAATCACATACATGACAGAAAAACGACTTAGCGGAAACAGCGATTCATTTGGTAAAGGTGATATCCGTGGTGTGGCAGCACCTGAAGCAGCCAATAATGCATCAGCATGTGGTTCATTCATTCCTATGCTTACTCTGGGTGTCCCCGGTTCAGGTACTACCGCCGTAATGATAGGTGCACTGACGCTCTATAACATCACACCGGGGCCTGCTATGTTTACGGAGCAACCGGATATAGTCTGGGGGTTGATTGCAGCCCTATTTATCGCCAATATTCTTTTACTCATCATGAATATTCCGATGATTGGGCTGTTTACCCGTATGTTGAGTATCCCTCTGTGGTTCTTAGTGCCAGCCATAGCCACCGTTTCAGCAGTCGGAGTTTATGCTGTACACAGTACGACATTCGATCTGATGCTGATGGTTGGTCTGGGGGTGTTCGGCTATATTCTCAGGAAAATGAATTTTCCAATGTCGCCGCTCATTCTAGGGTTTGTATTAGGTGAAATGCTGGAACAAAATTTGAGACGGGCACTTTCAATCAGTAACGGTAATTTCAGTATCTTGTGGAGCAGTACCATTGCTCAATCTTTGTTGGTCTTAGCTGCACTGGTTATTATCATTCCACCTATCTTGCGGATAGTTCATAAAAAACGTAAGAAAAATGAGAATATTTACAGCCAATCCACATAG
- a CDS encoding tripartite tricarboxylate transporter TctB family protein encodes MSDRIFAVIWLALCGIGLVIGWGIHSEYSYEPLGPRPFPIAIISLMALCALLLLFKKTEITHWPAPQVLRRLLLLIVSLVFYAGTFEWLGFPLATTLLTISIALLFNASLLAAIISGVSLGISLFFVFDRLLDVTLPIGSLFR; translated from the coding sequence ATGAGCGATCGTATCTTTGCTGTTATCTGGTTAGCCCTTTGTGGTATAGGATTGGTCATTGGCTGGGGTATTCATAGCGAATACAGCTATGAACCTTTGGGGCCGCGGCCATTCCCGATTGCCATTATTTCATTAATGGCGCTATGTGCACTATTACTGCTATTCAAAAAAACTGAAATAACTCATTGGCCTGCACCACAAGTGCTGCGCCGCTTATTGTTGCTGATAGTTTCACTAGTCTTTTACGCAGGAACATTTGAGTGGTTAGGCTTTCCTCTGGCGACGACATTATTGACCATCAGCATCGCATTGCTGTTTAACGCCTCACTTCTCGCCGCAATTATTTCTGGTGTGAGCTTGGGTATATCACTCTTTTTTGTATTTGATCGCCTGTTAGATGTCACGCTACCCATTGGTAGTCTGTTCAGGTAA
- a CDS encoding Bug family tripartite tricarboxylate transporter substrate binding protein, with amino-acid sequence MKILKTLLTTAGLLFCTNTFAIDAPDRTECIAPAKPGGGFDLTCKLVQVSLLDTKTIDSPMRVTFMPGGVGAVAYNAIVAQRPADPGTIVAFSGGSLLNLAQGKFGRYNVNDVRWLASVGTDYGMIAVRKDSQYKTLKDLIDTFQKDPTSIVFGAGASIGGQDWMKTALLAKQADVDPRKMRYVAFEGGGEAITALLGKHIQVFSGDISETLPYLTSDKLHVLAVYADKRLGGVLANIPTAKEQGYNIVWPVIRGFYMGPKVSDEQYQWWVDTFNKLQQTDEFKKQRELRGLFEFNMTGKELDDYVQKQVAQYHEMAKSFGLAK; translated from the coding sequence ATGAAGATACTCAAGACATTATTAACTACTGCTGGCCTGCTTTTCTGTACCAATACCTTTGCTATTGATGCTCCTGACAGAACTGAATGTATTGCCCCTGCTAAACCCGGTGGTGGCTTCGATTTAACCTGCAAGTTAGTGCAAGTCTCATTGCTGGATACCAAAACTATTGATTCACCTATGCGGGTAACATTTATGCCCGGAGGCGTCGGAGCCGTTGCTTATAATGCTATTGTTGCCCAACGGCCTGCCGACCCCGGCACTATTGTCGCCTTTTCTGGTGGCTCTCTGTTAAATCTTGCTCAAGGAAAATTCGGGCGCTATAACGTGAATGATGTGCGCTGGCTGGCCAGTGTTGGTACTGATTATGGTATGATTGCTGTCCGTAAAGACTCTCAGTACAAGACATTAAAAGATCTCATTGATACATTCCAGAAAGATCCTACCAGCATCGTATTTGGTGCCGGAGCTTCCATTGGTGGTCAGGATTGGATGAAAACGGCCTTACTGGCAAAACAAGCTGATGTTGATCCGCGCAAAATGCGCTATGTCGCCTTTGAAGGTGGTGGGGAAGCAATCACAGCTCTGCTAGGTAAGCATATTCAGGTTTTCTCTGGGGATATCAGTGAAACCCTGCCTTATCTGACGAGTGATAAGCTGCATGTTCTTGCTGTCTATGCCGATAAAAGGCTTGGCGGTGTTTTGGCAAATATCCCGACAGCCAAAGAGCAAGGCTACAACATCGTATGGCCGGTTATTCGTGGTTTTTACATGGGCCCCAAAGTTTCTGATGAACAATATCAATGGTGGGTGGATACATTCAACAAATTACAACAAACAGATGAATTTAAGAAACAGCGCGAACTACGTGGCCTCTTTGAATTCAATATGACAGGTAAAGAGTTGGATGACTATGTGCAAAAACAGGTTGCTCAATACCATGAGATGGCTAAATCCTTTGGTTTAGCAAAATAA